A portion of the Bubalus kerabau isolate K-KA32 ecotype Philippines breed swamp buffalo chromosome 1, PCC_UOA_SB_1v2, whole genome shotgun sequence genome contains these proteins:
- the ATXN7L3B gene encoding ataxin-7-like protein 3B — protein sequence MEEISLANLDTNKLEAIAQEIYVDLIEDSCLGFCFEVHRAVKCGYFYLEFAETGNVKDFGIQPVEDKGACRLPLCSLPGESGNGPDQQLQRSPPEFQ from the coding sequence ATGGAGGAAATTTCCTTGGCTAACCTGGATACTAACAAGCTGGAGGCCATCGCTCAGGAGATATACGTAGACCTGATAGAGGATTCTTGTTTGGGCTTCTGCTTTGAGGTGCACCGGGCAGTCAAGTGTGGCTACTTCTACCTGGAATTTGCAGAGACTGGTAACGTGAAGGATTTTGGCATTCAGCCAGTTGAAGATAAAGGAGCGTGTCGCCTCCCGCTTTGCTCCCTTCCTGGAGAATCTGGGAATGGGCCTGATCAGCAGCTGCAACGCTCACCTCCAGAGTTCCAGTAG